The following proteins come from a genomic window of Sorghum bicolor cultivar BTx623 chromosome 3, Sorghum_bicolor_NCBIv3, whole genome shotgun sequence:
- the LOC8085431 gene encoding uncharacterized protein LOC8085431 isoform X2, producing the protein MPQQLEERQNLFCLGAGLFFTSSVLHSSHKKGPKMQALGLGRGCIPLRLHASPCRRTASPSPPAPPRPRSVTGLKTCIAAVRASAAQPAQMERKGEVKVVKLRAVEATPESFAPFGQVITASPDGDEFGPHDAQLDLSSGIPRFYIMRLQDRPLEFSTITHHASVTQCLGAIGGQDWYLGVAKPSIVDGASEQSGPEGRKLLQSAAGHCYLPPDPAEVCVFRVSGSKFLKLNKGTWHAGPLFKADAVDFYNLELSNTNGSWPGSPRFFMFLKLKT; encoded by the exons ATGCCACAGCAACTGGAAGAACGCCAGAATCTTTTCTGCCTGGGCGCAGGGCTTTTTTTCACCTCTTCGGTCCTCCACTCCAGCCACAAAAAAGGACCCAAGATGCAGGCGCTGGGCCTGGGCCGCGGGTGCATCCCCCTCCGCCTCCATGCCAGCCCCTGCCGCCGCACCGCTTCCCCCTCTCCTCCGGCTCCACCCCGTCCCCGCAGCGTCACAGGGCTAAAAACCTGCATCGCCGCCGTGCGCGCCAGCGCCGCGCAGCCCGCGCAGATGGAACGCAAGGGGGAGGTTAAGGTCGTGAAGCTGCGGGCGGTGGAGGCCACGCCCGAGTCCTTCGCTCCGTTCGGGCAGGTCATCACCGCCTCCCCCGACGGCGACGAGTTCGGCCCCCACGACGCCCAGCTCGACCTCAGCAGCGGCATCCCAAG GTTCTACATCATGCGGTTGCAGGACCGGCCGCTGGAGTTCTCGACCATCACCCACCACGCCAGCGTGACCCAGTGCCTGGGCGCCATCGGCGGCCAGGACTGGTACCTCGGGGTGGCCAAGCCGTCGATCGTGGATGGAGCGTCCGAGCAGAGTGGCCCGGAGGGGAGGAAGCTCTTACAGTCTGCCGCGGGGCACTGTTACCTGCCTCCTGATCCAGCCGAGGTCTGCGTGTTCCGGGTTTCAGGCTCCAAGTTTCTCAAGCTGAACAAGGGGACCTGGCATGCCGGGCCTTTGTTCAAGGCGGATGCTGTTGATTTCTATAATCTGGAGCTGAGCAACACCAAC
- the LOC8085431 gene encoding uncharacterized protein LOC8085431 isoform X1, with the protein MPQQLEERQNLFCLGAGLFFTSSVLHSSHKKGPKMQALGLGRGCIPLRLHASPCRRTASPSPPAPPRPRSVTGLKTCIAAVRASAAQPAQMERKGEVKVVKLRAVEATPESFAPFGQVITASPDGDEFGPHDAQLDLSSGIPRFYIMRLQDRPLEFSTITHHASVTQCLGAIGGQDWYLGVAKPSIVDGASEQSGPEGRKLLQSAAGHCYLPPDPAEVCVFRVSGSKFLKLNKGTWHAGPLFKADAVDFYNLELSNTNVVDHTTHYFKKHDGITFVVED; encoded by the exons ATGCCACAGCAACTGGAAGAACGCCAGAATCTTTTCTGCCTGGGCGCAGGGCTTTTTTTCACCTCTTCGGTCCTCCACTCCAGCCACAAAAAAGGACCCAAGATGCAGGCGCTGGGCCTGGGCCGCGGGTGCATCCCCCTCCGCCTCCATGCCAGCCCCTGCCGCCGCACCGCTTCCCCCTCTCCTCCGGCTCCACCCCGTCCCCGCAGCGTCACAGGGCTAAAAACCTGCATCGCCGCCGTGCGCGCCAGCGCCGCGCAGCCCGCGCAGATGGAACGCAAGGGGGAGGTTAAGGTCGTGAAGCTGCGGGCGGTGGAGGCCACGCCCGAGTCCTTCGCTCCGTTCGGGCAGGTCATCACCGCCTCCCCCGACGGCGACGAGTTCGGCCCCCACGACGCCCAGCTCGACCTCAGCAGCGGCATCCCAAG GTTCTACATCATGCGGTTGCAGGACCGGCCGCTGGAGTTCTCGACCATCACCCACCACGCCAGCGTGACCCAGTGCCTGGGCGCCATCGGCGGCCAGGACTGGTACCTCGGGGTGGCCAAGCCGTCGATCGTGGATGGAGCGTCCGAGCAGAGTGGCCCGGAGGGGAGGAAGCTCTTACAGTCTGCCGCGGGGCACTGTTACCTGCCTCCTGATCCAGCCGAGGTCTGCGTGTTCCGGGTTTCAGGCTCCAAGTTTCTCAAGCTGAACAAGGGGACCTGGCATGCCGGGCCTTTGTTCAAGGCGGATGCTGTTGATTTCTATAATCTGGAGCTGAGCAACACCAAC